Proteins co-encoded in one Streptococcus ruminicola genomic window:
- a CDS encoding NUDIX hydrolase, translating into MELWDAYDAHLNVIGGQVLVRGKKIPKGVYHLVSEVIVRHQDGTYLLTQRDSRKNLGGMWEATAGGSALQGESPLECAKRELREETGIVTGDFVEVGRVLHQRHQTYYVNYLCHTDVDKDSIVLQEGETSAYKWVTAEELCQMSRGELATQRIRNFIEELS; encoded by the coding sequence ATGGAACTTTGGGATGCTTATGATGCGCATTTGAATGTTATCGGTGGTCAAGTTTTGGTTCGTGGGAAAAAGATTCCAAAGGGTGTTTATCATTTGGTGAGTGAAGTTATCGTGAGGCATCAAGATGGGACTTATTTGCTAACTCAGAGAGATTCAAGAAAAAATCTTGGTGGTATGTGGGAAGCGACTGCTGGTGGTTCAGCTTTGCAAGGTGAAAGTCCTTTAGAGTGTGCCAAACGCGAATTGCGTGAAGAGACAGGAATCGTGACAGGTGATTTTGTTGAGGTGGGGCGAGTGTTGCACCAGAGACATCAGACCTATTATGTCAATTATCTCTGTCACACAGATGTCGATAAGGATAGTATCGTTTTACAAGAAGGGGAAACATCAGCGTATAAATGGGTGACAGCTGAAGAATTGTGTCAAATGTCTCGAGGAGAACTAGCCACGCAGAGAATACGGAACTTTATCGAAGAATTGAGCTAA